Proteins co-encoded in one Capsicum annuum cultivar UCD-10X-F1 chromosome 9, UCD10Xv1.1, whole genome shotgun sequence genomic window:
- the LOC107842870 gene encoding phosphatidylinositol:ceramide inositolphosphotransferase 2 encodes MALVGTDKDMSFYIGREASKLWKRFCAEVTTEINLLAENWKYILGGLICQYIHGLAARGVHYFHRPGPILQDVGFYLLPELGQDRAYISETVFTTVFLSFVLWTFHPFIFKTKKIYTVLIWCRVLAFLVGCQLLRILTFYSTQLPGPNYHCREGSKLATLPPPDNILQALLIVPRGVLYGCGDLIFSSHMIFSLVFVRTYQKYGTRRFIKQCAWLAVIAQSLLIIASRKHYTVDVVVAWYTVNLVVFFIDKSLPELPDRTSALLLPVTKDSKSKEENHKLLNGNLGDPAEWRPRTQINGKIVEDGKTVHEAVINGV; translated from the exons ATGGCCTTGGTTGGTACAGATAAAGATATGTCTTTTTACATTGGTCGCGAGGCTTCTAAG TTGTGGAAGAGATTTTGTGCGGAGGTGACAACAGAGATCAATCTTCTAGCTGAAAATTGGAAATATATTCTGGGTGGTTTGATTTGTcag TACATTCATGGACTTGCTGCTAGAGGGGTGCATTACTTTCATCGGCCTGGACCAATTCTTCAGGACGTCGGCTTCTATCTTCTTCCG GAGCTTGGACAAGATAGAGCTTACATAAGTGAAACTGTATTCACCACCGTTTTTCTATCTTTTGTCTTG TGGACGTTCCATCCTTTTATTTTCAAGACCAAAAAGATCTATACAGTTCTGATATGGTGCAGGGTGCTGGCATTCTTAGTT GGTTGTCAACTCCTTCGGATCCTAACGTTCTATTCTACACAGCTTCCTGGTCCTAATTATCACTGTCGTGAG GGTTCAAAGCTTGCCACGCTTCCTCCTCCTGACAATATTTTACAAGCGCTATTGATTG TTCCTCGTGGTGTGCTTTATGGTTGTGGTGATCTAATATTTTCATCTCATATGATATTCTCCCTAGTCTTTGTGCGAACGTATCAGAAATATGGAACACGAAG GTTTATAAAACAGTGTGCTTGGTTAGCTGTTATTGCACAAAGCTTATTGATTATTGCATCACGCAAGCATTACACTGTTGACGTTGTTGTAGCATG GTACACTGTCAACCTTGtagtgttcttcattgataaatCATTACCAG AACTGCCTGATCGCACTAGTGCCTTGTTGCTTCCGGTGACCAAGGATAGCAAGTCTAAAGAAGAGAATCACAAACTGCTGAATGGGAACTTGGGAGATCCTGCAGAATGG AGGCCCAGAACCCAAATCAACGGGAAGATTGTGGAAGATGGCAAAACAGTACATGAAGCAGTGATTAATGGTGTATAG